In a single window of the Dryobates pubescens isolate bDryPub1 chromosome Z, bDryPub1.pri, whole genome shotgun sequence genome:
- the FAM174A gene encoding membrane protein FAM174A isoform X3 yields the protein MWPPPLPWLLAWLLLAARCGPAAAAAFPSRSTTTDSQRPTVVAGDGTTRNSSSRLAEVSASPEQGQPMTQRALSVLVLASASLIVYFVIRTVRLRRQSRKTRRYGVLDTNIENMELTPLEQDDDDDDDTTLFDANIPRRFALLFHC from the exons ATGtggccgccgccgctgccaTGGCTCCTGGcgtggctgctcctggcagcccgTTGCGGGCCTGCTGCGGCGGCGGCCTTTCCTTCCCGGAGTACCACTACTGATTCCCAGCGCCCCACGGTGGTAGCTGGCGACGGAACCACACGAAACAGTAGCAGCCGCCTGGCCGAGGTGTCGGCGTCTCCCGAACAGGGCCAGCCCATGACCCAGCGCGCCCTGTCCGTGTTGGTGCTGGCCAGCGCCTCCCTCATCGTCTACTTCGTGATCCGGACCGTGCG gctcagaaggcagagcagaaaaACCCGAAGATACGGAGTTTTGGATACAAACATAGAAAACATGGAGCTGACTCCATTAGAGCAAGATGATGATGACGATGACGATACAACACTGTTTGATGCCAATATTCCTCGGAG ATTTGCTCTGCTTTTTCATTGCTAG
- the FAM174A gene encoding membrane protein FAM174A isoform X1 produces MWPPPLPWLLAWLLLAARCGPAAAAAFPSRSTTTDSQRPTVVAGDGTTRNSSSRLAEVSASPEQGQPMTQRALSVLVLASASLIVYFVIRTVRLRRQSRKTRRYGVLDTNIENMELTPLEQDDDDDDDTTLFDANIPRSHSCSSLWSNCST; encoded by the exons ATGtggccgccgccgctgccaTGGCTCCTGGcgtggctgctcctggcagcccgTTGCGGGCCTGCTGCGGCGGCGGCCTTTCCTTCCCGGAGTACCACTACTGATTCCCAGCGCCCCACGGTGGTAGCTGGCGACGGAACCACACGAAACAGTAGCAGCCGCCTGGCCGAGGTGTCGGCGTCTCCCGAACAGGGCCAGCCCATGACCCAGCGCGCCCTGTCCGTGTTGGTGCTGGCCAGCGCCTCCCTCATCGTCTACTTCGTGATCCGGACCGTGCG gctcagaaggcagagcagaaaaACCCGAAGATACGGAGTTTTGGATACAAACATAGAAAACATGGAGCTGACTCCATTAGAGCAAGATGATGATGACGATGACGATACAACACTGTTTGATGCCAATATTCCTCGGAG TCACTCTTGCAGCAGCTTATGGAGCAACTGCAGTACATAA
- the FAM174A gene encoding membrane protein FAM174A isoform X2, which translates to MWPPPLPWLLAWLLLAARCGPAAAAAFPSRSTTTDSQRPTVVAGDGTTRNSSSRLAEVSASPEQGQPMTQRALSVLVLASASLIVYFVIRTVRLRRQSRKTRRYGVLDTNIENMELTPLEQDDDDDDDTTLFDANIPRREVRAFQSKNLP; encoded by the exons ATGtggccgccgccgctgccaTGGCTCCTGGcgtggctgctcctggcagcccgTTGCGGGCCTGCTGCGGCGGCGGCCTTTCCTTCCCGGAGTACCACTACTGATTCCCAGCGCCCCACGGTGGTAGCTGGCGACGGAACCACACGAAACAGTAGCAGCCGCCTGGCCGAGGTGTCGGCGTCTCCCGAACAGGGCCAGCCCATGACCCAGCGCGCCCTGTCCGTGTTGGTGCTGGCCAGCGCCTCCCTCATCGTCTACTTCGTGATCCGGACCGTGCG gctcagaaggcagagcagaaaaACCCGAAGATACGGAGTTTTGGATACAAACATAGAAAACATGGAGCTGACTCCATTAGAGCAAGATGATGATGACGATGACGATACAACACTGTTTGATGCCAATATTCCTCGGAG AGAAGTACGTGCCTTTCAGTCGAAGAACTTACCTTAG